One part of the Mycobacterium marinum genome encodes these proteins:
- a CDS encoding HNH endonuclease family protein, with product MNRKMLLWLSVAALLAVLVAYQSVRASTARHAEEFAARADVPTVQPGTDVLAGIGVLPRRMHRYDYRRAAFGAAWDDNNDAPGGHNGCDTRDDILDRDLVDKTYVVTKRCPNAVATGTLHDPYTNTIVVFQRGARVGQSVQIDHIVPLSYAWDMGASDWPAARRLRFANDPANLLAVQGHANQDKGDSPPAGWMPPNAAFACQYAMQFIAVLRGYALPVDRASSDVLRQAAATCPTG from the coding sequence GTGAACCGAAAGATGCTGCTGTGGCTGTCGGTGGCCGCGCTGCTTGCGGTGCTGGTCGCCTATCAGAGCGTGCGGGCGTCGACGGCCAGGCACGCAGAGGAGTTCGCCGCGCGGGCCGACGTTCCGACGGTCCAACCCGGGACCGACGTGCTCGCCGGGATCGGCGTGCTGCCGCGGCGAATGCACCGCTACGACTACCGCAGGGCCGCATTCGGCGCGGCCTGGGACGACAACAACGACGCCCCCGGCGGCCACAACGGGTGTGACACTCGTGACGACATCCTCGACCGCGATCTCGTCGACAAGACCTATGTGGTGACCAAGCGGTGTCCGAATGCGGTGGCCACCGGCACGCTGCACGACCCGTATACCAACACCATCGTCGTCTTCCAGCGTGGCGCCAGAGTGGGGCAATCGGTGCAGATCGATCACATCGTCCCGCTGTCGTATGCGTGGGACATGGGCGCATCGGACTGGCCGGCGGCGCGGCGGCTGCGGTTCGCCAACGATCCGGCCAACTTGCTGGCCGTGCAGGGGCACGCCAATCAGGACAAAGGGGACTCCCCGCCGGCCGGGTGGATGCCGCCCAACGCCGCGTTTGCGTGCCAATACGCCATGCAATTCATCGCCGTGCTGCGCGGATATGCGCTGCCGGTCGACCGGGCGTCGAGCGACGTCCTGCGCCAGGCCGCGGCGACCTGCCCGACCGGGTAG
- a CDS encoding vitamin K epoxide reductase family protein, whose translation MVSADSAERSSDLTSGAVRQVHVPMPSAWWVLICGVTGLLASGALTVEKVRILLDPSYVPACNINPIVSCGSVMTTAQASLLGFPNQLFGIAAFTVVVVTGVLAVTKVPLPRWYWVGLTIGVLVGTVFVHWLIFESLYRIGSLCPYCMVVWIITATLLVVVGSIAFRPDPDSTSGAAVRVLFQWRWSIATLWLTAVFLLIMVRFWNYWSTLL comes from the coding sequence GTGGTGTCAGCTGACTCCGCCGAGCGATCCAGCGACCTGACGTCAGGCGCCGTTCGCCAGGTGCACGTGCCCATGCCCAGCGCATGGTGGGTGCTGATCTGCGGTGTGACGGGCCTGCTTGCGTCCGGAGCGCTGACCGTGGAGAAGGTCAGGATCCTGCTCGACCCCAGCTATGTTCCCGCATGCAACATCAACCCCATCGTGTCGTGCGGCTCGGTGATGACGACCGCGCAGGCCTCGCTGCTGGGCTTTCCCAACCAGCTGTTCGGCATCGCGGCGTTCACCGTGGTGGTGGTCACCGGCGTGCTGGCGGTGACGAAAGTACCCCTGCCACGTTGGTATTGGGTGGGGCTGACGATCGGTGTCCTGGTCGGAACGGTGTTCGTGCACTGGCTGATTTTCGAGAGTCTCTACCGCATCGGGTCGCTGTGTCCGTACTGCATGGTGGTCTGGATCATCACCGCGACTTTGTTAGTCGTGGTTGGCTCGATAGCATTCCGTCCGGACCCGGACAGCACCAGCGGCGCTGCTGTGCGGGTGCTTTTCCAATGGCGGTGGTCGATTGCCACGCTGTGGCTCACCGCAGTGTTTCTGCTGATCATGGTTCGCTTCTGGAACTATTGGTCGACACTGCTCTAG
- a CDS encoding alpha/beta hydrolase has product MSWLSRVQNTVTVVGAKVIPWVPDVAKRLITRGRSVIIDGNTLDPALQLMLSGMRVVGLDGLVIDDDLAASRAHMREAMLGFPGPQIHVDVEELTLPGPAGDISARHYRPPGDAAAPLLVFYHGGGWALGDLDTHDAVCRLTCRDAGIHVLAIDYRLSPEHRAPAAIDDAFAAFEWAHAHAAELGALPGRVAVGGDSAGGNLAAVVSQLARDSGGPAPIFQWLIYPRTDFAGRTRSASLFARGFLLTKRDIDWFHSQYLKGSGIEPADPRVSPLRAESLAGLAPALIAVAGFDPLRDEGENYATALRAAGTPVDLRAMGSLTHGFLNLFPLGGGCAAATSELISALRAHLTRV; this is encoded by the coding sequence ATGAGCTGGCTGAGTCGCGTGCAGAACACCGTCACCGTCGTCGGCGCCAAGGTCATCCCATGGGTTCCCGATGTCGCCAAACGGCTGATCACACGGGGTCGCTCGGTCATCATCGACGGAAACACCCTCGATCCCGCATTGCAGCTGATGTTGTCGGGCATGCGGGTCGTGGGTCTGGACGGGCTGGTGATCGATGACGACCTGGCCGCTTCCCGCGCCCACATGCGCGAGGCGATGTTGGGATTTCCCGGTCCGCAGATCCATGTCGATGTCGAGGAATTAACCCTGCCCGGACCTGCCGGCGACATCAGCGCCAGGCATTACCGTCCGCCCGGCGATGCGGCCGCGCCGTTGCTGGTCTTCTACCACGGGGGCGGGTGGGCGCTCGGCGACCTCGACACCCACGACGCGGTCTGCCGACTGACTTGTCGCGATGCGGGCATCCATGTCCTGGCGATCGACTACCGGCTGTCGCCCGAGCATCGCGCCCCCGCCGCGATCGACGATGCGTTCGCGGCCTTTGAGTGGGCGCACGCGCACGCCGCCGAGCTTGGTGCTCTGCCGGGACGGGTTGCGGTCGGTGGCGACAGTGCGGGGGGCAACCTGGCGGCCGTGGTGAGCCAGCTGGCCCGAGACAGCGGAGGCCCGGCCCCGATTTTCCAGTGGCTCATCTACCCACGAACCGACTTTGCCGGGCGGACCCGTTCCGCGAGCCTGTTCGCCCGAGGGTTCTTGCTGACCAAACGCGACATCGACTGGTTTCACTCCCAGTACCTGAAGGGCTCCGGCATCGAGCCCGCGGACCCGCGGGTATCGCCGTTACGAGCCGAATCACTGGCCGGGCTGGCGCCGGCGCTGATCGCGGTGGCAGGCTTCGACCCGTTGCGTGACGAAGGCGAGAACTACGCGACCGCCCTCCGGGCCGCCGGCACCCCGGTTGACCTGCGCGCCATGGGGTCGCTGACGCACGGGTTCCTCAATCTGTTTCCGCTCGGTGGTGGTTGTGCCGCCGCAACCAGCGAGCTGATTTCTGCGCTGCGTGCACACCTGACCCGGGTTTGA
- a CDS encoding DsbA family protein, producing the protein MADKNKRPPRIDLNSPDGKFGRLIQIGGTAFVVFFAVALVFYIVTSHQKKGGSAAGPDDSVRVTSSKLVTQPGTQDPKVVMTFYEDFLCPACGMFERAFGPTVSRLVDIGAVAADYTMVDILSSPRNQNYSARAAAAAYCVADESIDAFRRFHTAMFSKDIQPSEVGKTFPDNAKLIEIAREAGAAGTVPDCINSGKYLDKVNGLAVAANVHATPTVKINGEEYEWSTPEALVAKIKEIVGPIPGIDAVAANATS; encoded by the coding sequence GTGGCCGACAAAAACAAGCGTCCCCCGCGGATCGACCTGAATTCGCCCGACGGCAAGTTCGGCCGGCTCATCCAGATCGGTGGCACCGCGTTCGTCGTGTTCTTCGCGGTCGCCCTGGTCTTCTACATCGTGACCTCGCATCAGAAAAAGGGCGGCAGTGCCGCCGGTCCCGACGACTCGGTCCGGGTGACGTCGAGCAAGCTGGTCACCCAGCCGGGGACCCAGGACCCCAAGGTCGTGATGACCTTCTACGAGGACTTCCTGTGTCCGGCGTGCGGCATGTTCGAGCGCGCGTTCGGCCCGACGGTGTCCAGGCTGGTCGACATCGGGGCGGTCGCCGCCGATTACACGATGGTCGACATTCTCTCCAGCCCGCGCAACCAGAACTATTCGGCGCGAGCCGCCGCCGCGGCGTACTGCGTCGCCGATGAGTCCATCGATGCGTTCCGGCGGTTCCACACCGCGATGTTCAGCAAGGACATTCAGCCGTCCGAGGTCGGCAAGACATTCCCCGACAACGCGAAGTTGATCGAAATCGCGCGTGAGGCGGGTGCGGCGGGAACGGTGCCGGACTGCATCAACAGCGGCAAGTACCTCGACAAGGTCAACGGGTTGGCGGTGGCAGCCAATGTGCATGCCACCCCGACGGTCAAGATCAATGGCGAGGAATACGAATGGTCGACGCCGGAAGCGCTGGTGGCCAAGATCAAAGAGATCGTGGGCCCCATTCCGGGCATTGACGCGGTCGCAGCCAACGCGACATCCTGA
- the recG gene encoding ATP-dependent DNA helicase RecG, whose product MVALSDRLDFVLGAKAAEALDEEFGIRTVDDLLRHYPRSYVEGGARRGTDDEQPEVGEHITIVDVITETKSFPMKKTPRRLCLRITLGSGRNKVTATFFNADYIKKGLTKNTRVMLSGEVGYFKGVMQLTHPAFLILDSPDGQHHGTKSLKSIADASQAISGELAMEEFERRFFPIYPASTKVQSWDIFKCVRQVLEVLDPVDEPLPAALRAEHGLISEDDALRAIHLAEDESEREQARRRLTFDEAVGLQWALVARRHGELSESGPPAPAQSDGLAAELLARLPFELTAGQREVLDELSDGLAATRPMNRLLQGEVGSGKTIVAVLAMLQMVDAGYQCALLAPTEVLAAQHLLSINDVLGPLAMGGQLGGADNATRVALLTGSMTAGQKKQVRAEIASGQVGIVIGTHALLQDAVEFHNLGMVVVDEQHRFGVEQRDQLRAKAPAGITPHLLVMTATPIPRTVALTVYGDLETSTLRELPRGRQPITTNVIFVKDKPAWLDRAWQRIVEEVAAGRQAYVVAPRIDESDESDKAENGARPSATAVGLYSRLQAAELAGLRLALMHGRLSADEKEAAMAAFRAGNVDVLVCTTVIEVGVDVPNATVMLVMDADRFGISQLHQLRGRIGRGEHPSLCLLASWVSPGSPAGRRLRAVAETMDGFDLAELDLKERREGDVLGRNQSGKAITLRLLSLAEHRVFIEAARDFCNQAYQQSTGGGGPHPGLALMAARFTNTDRIDYLDKS is encoded by the coding sequence ATGGTGGCATTGAGCGATCGGCTCGACTTCGTTCTGGGTGCCAAGGCGGCCGAGGCTCTCGACGAGGAGTTCGGCATCCGGACTGTCGACGACCTCTTGCGGCACTACCCGCGCAGCTATGTCGAAGGCGGGGCACGCCGCGGCACCGACGATGAGCAGCCCGAAGTGGGGGAGCACATCACCATCGTCGATGTCATCACCGAAACCAAGTCGTTTCCCATGAAGAAGACCCCGAGGCGGTTGTGTCTGCGGATCACCCTCGGGTCGGGGCGCAACAAGGTGACCGCCACCTTCTTCAACGCCGACTACATCAAAAAGGGCCTCACCAAGAACACCCGGGTGATGCTGTCCGGCGAAGTCGGGTACTTCAAGGGCGTCATGCAGCTCACGCACCCGGCGTTTCTGATCCTGGATTCGCCGGACGGCCAGCATCACGGCACCAAATCATTGAAGAGCATCGCCGACGCCTCCCAGGCCATCAGCGGCGAACTGGCGATGGAGGAGTTCGAGCGGCGCTTTTTCCCGATCTATCCGGCCAGCACCAAGGTGCAGAGCTGGGACATCTTCAAGTGTGTGCGCCAGGTGCTCGAAGTGCTCGACCCGGTGGACGAGCCCCTGCCAGCGGCGTTACGCGCCGAGCACGGCCTGATTTCCGAGGACGACGCCTTGCGCGCGATCCACCTCGCCGAGGATGAGTCCGAACGCGAACAAGCGCGCCGGCGGCTGACCTTCGACGAAGCCGTCGGGTTGCAGTGGGCGTTGGTGGCCCGCCGGCACGGTGAGCTATCCGAGTCGGGGCCGCCGGCCCCGGCCCAATCCGACGGCCTGGCCGCCGAGCTGTTGGCACGGTTGCCTTTCGAGCTCACCGCGGGGCAGCGCGAAGTGCTCGACGAGTTGTCCGACGGGCTGGCGGCGACCCGTCCGATGAACCGCTTGCTGCAAGGCGAGGTGGGCTCGGGCAAGACGATCGTGGCGGTGCTGGCGATGCTGCAGATGGTCGATGCGGGCTACCAGTGTGCGCTGCTGGCTCCTACGGAAGTGCTTGCCGCACAGCATCTTTTGTCTATCAACGATGTTCTGGGTCCGCTGGCGATGGGGGGCCAGTTGGGCGGCGCCGACAACGCCACCCGGGTGGCGCTGCTGACCGGCTCGATGACAGCGGGGCAAAAAAAGCAGGTTCGGGCCGAAATCGCCAGCGGTCAGGTCGGCATCGTCATCGGTACCCATGCGCTGCTGCAGGACGCGGTGGAATTCCACAATCTCGGCATGGTGGTGGTCGATGAACAACACCGCTTCGGCGTCGAGCAGCGAGACCAACTGCGGGCCAAGGCTCCCGCCGGCATCACACCGCATCTGCTGGTGATGACGGCCACGCCGATACCGCGCACCGTAGCGCTCACCGTCTACGGCGACCTGGAGACCTCCACCCTGCGTGAGCTTCCGCGCGGGCGTCAGCCGATCACCACCAACGTCATCTTTGTGAAAGACAAACCCGCCTGGCTCGATCGGGCCTGGCAGCGCATCGTCGAAGAGGTTGCCGCGGGTCGCCAGGCCTACGTGGTGGCCCCGCGCATCGACGAGAGCGACGAGAGCGACAAAGCCGAAAACGGCGCCCGCCCGTCGGCGACCGCCGTGGGGCTCTATTCCCGGTTGCAGGCCGCCGAACTGGCGGGGCTGCGATTGGCGTTGATGCACGGACGCCTGTCGGCCGACGAGAAGGAAGCCGCGATGGCGGCCTTCCGCGCCGGCAACGTTGATGTGCTGGTGTGCACCACGGTCATCGAGGTGGGTGTCGATGTCCCCAACGCCACGGTGATGCTGGTGATGGACGCCGACCGCTTCGGCATCAGCCAGCTGCACCAGCTGCGCGGCCGCATCGGGCGTGGCGAACATCCCAGCCTTTGTCTGCTGGCCAGCTGGGTTTCGCCGGGCTCGCCGGCGGGGCGACGGCTGCGCGCGGTCGCTGAGACCATGGACGGCTTTGATCTTGCCGAGCTGGACCTCAAGGAGCGCCGGGAAGGAGACGTGCTGGGCCGAAACCAGTCCGGCAAGGCGATCACCCTACGCTTGCTGTCGCTGGCCGAGCATCGGGTATTCATCGAGGCCGCCCGGGACTTCTGCAACCAGGCGTATCAGCAGAGCACTGGCGGCGGTGGCCCACATCCCGGGTTGGCTCTGATGGCGGCGCGCTTCACCAACACCGATCGCATCGACTACCTGGACAAGTCATAA
- a CDS encoding aldo/keto reductase: MMPGAPSPSAPSIALNDENTMPVLGMGVAGLSDDETERAVSAALEIGCRLIDTAAAYGNEAAVGRAIAASGIPRAELFVTTKVATADHGFTASREACKASLDRLGLDYVDLYLIHWPAPAVGKYVDAFGGLIQARGEGFTRSIGVSNFTEEHVSNVIDLTFVTPAVNQVELHPLLNQDELRKANAQHNVVTQSYTPLALGRLADNPTVTSIAGEYGKTPTQVLLRWNLQLGNAVIFGSSNAEHIATNLDVFEFELASQHMDAINGLNDGTRLREDPMTFAGV, encoded by the coding sequence ATGATGCCGGGCGCCCCCAGCCCCTCTGCCCCATCGATAGCGCTCAATGACGAGAACACCATGCCGGTCCTCGGCATGGGCGTCGCTGGGTTGTCGGATGACGAGACCGAGCGCGCGGTGTCCGCGGCATTGGAAATCGGCTGCCGGCTCATCGACACCGCCGCCGCATACGGCAACGAGGCGGCAGTCGGGCGGGCCATCGCCGCATCCGGCATTCCCCGGGCGGAGTTGTTCGTCACCACCAAAGTCGCCACCGCTGACCACGGCTTCACCGCGTCCCGCGAGGCCTGCAAGGCCAGCCTGGACCGGCTGGGCTTGGACTACGTCGACCTGTACCTGATTCACTGGCCGGCCCCGGCGGTGGGCAAGTACGTGGACGCGTTCGGCGGCCTCATCCAGGCCCGCGGTGAAGGCTTCACCCGCTCCATCGGGGTGTCCAACTTCACCGAGGAACACGTCTCCAACGTCATCGACCTGACCTTCGTCACCCCCGCGGTCAACCAAGTCGAGTTGCACCCGCTGCTCAACCAGGACGAGCTGCGCAAGGCAAATGCCCAGCACAACGTGGTGACGCAGTCCTACACCCCGCTGGCGCTCGGCCGGCTGGCCGACAACCCGACCGTGACCTCGATCGCGGGCGAGTACGGCAAGACGCCCACCCAGGTGCTGCTGCGCTGGAACCTGCAACTGGGCAATGCCGTCATCTTCGGTTCCTCCAATGCCGAGCACATCGCCACTAACCTGGACGTGTTCGAGTTCGAGCTGGCCTCCCAGCACATGGACGCCATCAACGGCCTCAACGACGGGACCCGCCTGCGTGAGGACCCGATGACCTTCGCCGGGGTGTAA